A genomic region of Nymphaea colorata isolate Beijing-Zhang1983 chromosome 2, ASM883128v2, whole genome shotgun sequence contains the following coding sequences:
- the LOC116248373 gene encoding gamma carbonic anhydrase-like 2, mitochondrial yields the protein MAKLLRLSRNVLRAAANPSIRRQLSTVSGGQTAGTAAAASGDHVKWDYRGQRMVIPLGQWIPKVAVDAYVAPNVVLAGQVAVQDGASVWSGSVLRGDLNKITVGFCSNVQERCVLHAAWSSPTGLPADTNIERFVTIGAYTILRSCTVEPECIIGQHSVLMEGSLVETHSILEAGSVVPPGRRIPTGELWAGNPARFVRPLSHDEIKEIPKLAVAVNDLSRSHFSEFLPYSTVYLEVEKMKKAFNIPL from the exons ATGGCGAAGCTTCTCCGGCTATCCAGGAACGTCCTGAGGGCCGCGGCGAACCCATCGATCCGCCGCCAACTCTCCACCGTCTCCGGCGGGCAAACGGCAGGAACAGCCGCGGCGGCATCTGGCGACCACGTAAAATGGGACTACAGGGGCCAGAGGATGGTGATCCCGCTGGGGCAGTGGATCCCGAAGGTGGCCGTTGACGCCTACGTCGCCCCCAACGTGGTGCTGGCCGGCCAGGTAGCCGTCCAGGATGGCGCCTCCGTCTGGTCTGGCTCGGTCCTCCGCGGCGACCTCAACAAGATCACCGTCGGCTTCTGCTCCAACGTCCAGGAGCGCTGCGTCCTTCACGCCGCCTGGTCTTCTCCCACGG GGTTGCCTGCTGATACAAACATAGAGAGGTTTGTTACGATCGGTGCTTATACCATTCTAAGGTCATGCACAGTGGAGCCCGAGTGTATCATTGGCCAGCACTCTGTCCTTATGGAAGGTTCACTAGTGGAGACTCATTCTATACTGGAGGCTGGTTCAGTAGTTCCGCCTGGTAGGCGGATTCCTACCGGTGAACTTTGGGCTGGAAACCCAGCTAGGTTTGTCCGGCCTTTGTCACATGATGAGATCAAGGAGATACCAAAGCTTGCTGTGGCAGTTAATGACTTGAGCAGGAGCCATTTCTCAGAATTTCTGCCATACTCCACTGTCTACTTGGAGGtggagaagatgaaaaaggCATTCAATATTCCGCTATGA